The following proteins come from a genomic window of Nicotiana tomentosiformis chromosome 12, ASM39032v3, whole genome shotgun sequence:
- the LOC138902317 gene encoding uncharacterized protein, translating to MGESIIVDHIYRSCAVTIGSLETSVDLLLLDMVDFDVILGMDWLSPYHVVLDYPAKMVTLAMPGLPRIEWKRTFGHSTSKVISYVKARRMVEKGCLAYLAYIHDPSADAPSMDSVPVVSEFPNVFPADLPGMPPDRDIDFCIDLAMGTQPISILPYRKAPPELKELKEHLQDLIDQGFIRPSVSPWGAPVLFVHDLIRYIVMHLALGLV from the exons ATGGGGGAGTCTATCATTGTAGATCATATCTATCGTTCATGTgcggttactattgggagtcttgagactagcgtggatcttctacttcttgatatggttgattttgatgttatcttgggaatggattggttgtcaccttatcatgttgtATTGGACTATCCCGCcaaaatggtgaccttagccatgccggggttacctcgaatagagtggaaaAGGACTTTTGGCCATTccaccagcaaggttatctcttacgtgaaagctcggcgtatggtcgagaaggggtgtctagcttatttggcttatattcacgatcccagtgcggatgctccttctatggattcagtcccagTTGTCAGTGAGTTTCCAAACGTATTTCcagcagatttgccggggatgccacccgacagagatattgacttctgtattgatttggctatgggtacccaacccatttctattctaccataccgtAAGGCCCCGCCGgaactaaaggaattgaaggaacatctaCAAGACTTGattgaccagggattcattagacctagcgtctcgccctggggtgcaccagtgttattt gttcatgatcttatacggtatattgtgatgcatcttgcattgggcttggtgtag